One window of the Bradyrhizobium sp. NP1 genome contains the following:
- a CDS encoding zinc-binding dehydrogenase, with protein MRAYIYGPDGPAIADVARPAPKGTQVLVRVRACGLNRADLGMTKGHRHGSAGGVGSVLGMEWAGEVAELGPEAKGVAIGDRVMGSGAAAFAEYALADHGRLFKIPAAMSFPEAATLPVALATMHNAVVTEGRLQAGQSVLIQGASSGVGLMAMQIATLKGAKPVIGSSTDAMRRGRLKEFGADLAIDSSDPGWVDQVLNATGGEGVDLIVDQVSGKVASQNLAATKIKGRIVNVGRLGGTRAEFNFDLHAVRRITYVGVTFRTRTIEEIRAIFDAVKKDIWPAVESRKLALPVDKVFAFDDIGKAFAHMEANKHLGKIVVTL; from the coding sequence ATGAGAGCCTATATCTACGGTCCCGATGGCCCGGCTATTGCCGATGTCGCCCGCCCCGCGCCGAAGGGCACGCAAGTGCTGGTGCGCGTGCGCGCCTGCGGCCTCAACCGCGCCGACCTCGGCATGACCAAGGGCCACCGGCACGGCAGCGCCGGCGGGGTCGGCAGCGTTCTCGGCATGGAATGGGCCGGCGAGGTCGCCGAGCTCGGACCGGAGGCCAAGGGCGTCGCCATCGGCGACCGCGTCATGGGTTCGGGCGCGGCCGCCTTTGCCGAGTATGCGCTCGCCGATCACGGCCGGCTGTTCAAGATACCCGCCGCAATGAGCTTTCCGGAGGCGGCCACCCTCCCCGTCGCGCTCGCCACCATGCACAATGCGGTCGTTACCGAAGGCCGCCTGCAGGCCGGACAGAGCGTCCTGATCCAGGGCGCGAGCTCCGGCGTCGGCCTGATGGCGATGCAGATCGCCACCCTCAAGGGCGCGAAGCCCGTGATCGGCTCCTCGACCGATGCGATGCGCCGCGGCCGCCTGAAGGAATTCGGCGCCGATCTCGCGATCGATTCCTCCGATCCCGGCTGGGTCGATCAGGTGCTGAACGCGACCGGCGGCGAAGGCGTCGACCTGATCGTCGATCAGGTTTCGGGCAAGGTCGCGAGCCAGAATCTTGCGGCGACCAAGATCAAGGGTCGCATCGTCAATGTCGGCCGGCTCGGCGGCACCCGCGCCGAGTTCAATTTCGACCTGCATGCCGTGCGCCGCATCACCTATGTCGGCGTGACCTTCCGCACCCGCACGATCGAGGAGATCCGCGCGATCTTCGACGCCGTCAAGAAGGACATCTGGCCGGCGGTGGAGAGCCGGAAGCTCGCGCTGCCGGTCGACAAGGTCTTCGCCTTCGACGATATCGGCAAGGCGTTTGCGCACATGGAAGCCAACAAGCACCTCGGCAAGATCGTCGTGACGCTTTGA
- a CDS encoding nitronate monooxygenase family protein gives MLKTRFTELVGVEHPIVQGGMQWVGRAELVAAVANAGALGFITALTQPTPEDLAKEIARCREMTDRPFGVNLTILPAIKPPPYAEYRAAIIESGIGVVETAGNKPQEHVDEFRKHGIKVVHKCTSVRHALSAERMGVDAISIDGFECAGHPGEDDTPGLILIPAAAAKVKIPIIASGGFGDARGLVAALALGADGINMGTRFMCTKESPIHQTIKERIVANDERETELIFRTMRNTSRVAKNAISTKVVAMEKEGATFDQVRELVAGARGKMVYATGDADHGIWSAGQVQGLIHDIPSCAELISRIVREAEAIIRGRLEGMLSGARREAAE, from the coding sequence ATGCTGAAAACGCGATTCACCGAGCTGGTCGGCGTCGAACACCCGATCGTGCAGGGCGGCATGCAATGGGTCGGACGCGCCGAGCTGGTCGCCGCTGTCGCCAATGCCGGGGCGCTCGGCTTCATCACCGCGCTGACGCAGCCGACCCCGGAAGACCTCGCGAAGGAAATCGCGCGCTGCCGCGAGATGACCGACAGGCCGTTCGGCGTCAATCTTACCATCCTGCCGGCGATCAAGCCGCCGCCCTACGCGGAATACCGCGCCGCGATCATCGAGAGCGGCATCGGGGTCGTGGAGACCGCCGGGAACAAGCCGCAGGAACATGTCGACGAGTTCAGGAAGCACGGCATCAAGGTCGTGCACAAATGCACCAGCGTCCGCCATGCGCTGTCGGCCGAGCGCATGGGGGTCGACGCGATCTCGATCGACGGCTTCGAATGCGCCGGCCACCCCGGCGAGGACGACACCCCCGGCCTGATCCTGATTCCGGCCGCCGCAGCCAAGGTGAAGATCCCGATCATCGCCTCCGGCGGCTTCGGCGATGCGCGCGGCCTGGTGGCGGCGCTGGCGCTCGGCGCCGACGGCATCAACATGGGCACCCGCTTCATGTGCACCAAGGAGAGCCCGATCCACCAGACGATCAAGGAGCGGATCGTCGCCAATGACGAGCGCGAGACCGAATTGATCTTCCGCACCATGCGCAACACCTCGCGCGTCGCCAAAAACGCGATCTCGACCAAAGTCGTGGCGATGGAAAAGGAAGGCGCGACCTTCGACCAGGTGCGCGAGCTCGTGGCCGGCGCGCGCGGCAAGATGGTCTATGCGACCGGGGATGCGGATCACGGCATCTGGTCGGCAGGCCAGGTGCAGGGCCTGATCCACGACATCCCGAGCTGCGCCGAGCTCATCTCGCGCATCGTCCGCGAGGCGGAAGCGATCATTCGCGGCCGGCTCGAGGGGATGCTGTCGGGCGCGCGGCGCGAGGCCGCCGAATAG
- a CDS encoding fumarylacetoacetate hydrolase family protein, with product MTAWIRFRHQGKTGFGTLTPAGVSVLDGEMFGHARPTGQLLDLNDIELLAPTAPSKIVALWNNFHALAAKLNQPEPPEPLYLLKATSSVAAPGAVIRRPASYDGKTTYEGELGIVIGRTCRAVSVDEAGDFIFGYTCVNDITANDILNRDPTFAQWARSKGIDGYGPFGPVIATGIDPAKLVVRTILNGVERQNYPIADMIFSVRELVSRISHDMTLLPGDLICCGTSIGVGVMKEPVNIVTVAIDGIGELTNEFWQ from the coding sequence ATGACCGCCTGGATTCGCTTCCGCCACCAAGGCAAGACCGGCTTCGGAACGCTGACGCCGGCCGGCGTCAGCGTGCTCGACGGCGAGATGTTCGGCCATGCGCGACCAACCGGACAGCTGCTCGACCTTAACGATATCGAGCTGCTGGCACCGACCGCGCCGAGCAAGATCGTCGCTCTCTGGAACAACTTCCACGCCCTGGCCGCCAAGCTCAACCAGCCCGAGCCGCCGGAGCCATTGTATCTCCTCAAGGCCACGAGCAGTGTCGCAGCACCGGGCGCGGTGATCCGGCGGCCGGCATCCTATGACGGCAAGACCACCTATGAGGGCGAGCTCGGCATCGTCATTGGCAGGACCTGCCGCGCGGTCTCGGTTGATGAGGCCGGCGACTTCATCTTCGGCTATACCTGCGTCAACGACATCACCGCCAACGACATCCTCAATCGCGACCCGACCTTCGCGCAATGGGCGCGGTCCAAGGGCATCGACGGATATGGCCCGTTCGGTCCCGTCATTGCCACAGGCATCGATCCGGCAAAGCTCGTGGTGCGCACTATCCTCAATGGCGTGGAGCGTCAGAATTACCCGATCGCCGACATGATCTTCAGCGTGCGAGAGCTCGTCAGCAGGATCTCGCACGACATGACGCTTCTGCCCGGTGACCTGATCTGCTGCGGCACCTCAATCGGCGTCGGCGTCATGAAGGAGCCCGTCAACATCGTCACCGTCGCAATCGACGGCATCGGAGAACTGACCAACGAGTTTTGGCAGTAG
- a CDS encoding 2-dehydropantoate 2-reductase → MKICIYGAGAIGGYLGVQLARAGAEVSLVARGPHLAAMRANGLKLLVGGETHVVRPRCTDNPAELGVQDYVIICLKAHSITGVLDQMQPLLGGRTRVVTAVNGIPYWYFYKHGGRHEGATLESIDPGGRQWREIGPERAIGCIVYPATEIEAPGVIRHVYGNQFPLGEPSGETTADVKRLAELLVAAGMKAPVLDRIRDEIWLKLWGNVCLNPISALTHATLDVICSNPETRALSKAIMLEAQAIAETFGVAFRVDVERRIEGARKVGAHKTSMLQDLERGRPMEIDPLVTVVQEMGRLTSIPTPALDTVLALVAQRAKIAGLYDGMIQQATAKAPTPALA, encoded by the coding sequence ATGAAGATCTGCATCTATGGCGCCGGCGCGATCGGCGGATATCTCGGTGTTCAGCTAGCGCGGGCCGGCGCCGAGGTCAGCCTGGTGGCGCGCGGCCCGCATCTGGCCGCCATGCGCGCGAACGGGCTGAAGCTCCTGGTCGGCGGCGAGACGCATGTGGTGCGGCCGCGCTGCACCGACAATCCGGCCGAACTCGGCGTGCAGGACTACGTCATCATCTGCCTGAAGGCGCACTCGATCACCGGCGTGCTCGATCAGATGCAGCCACTGCTGGGAGGTCGCACCCGCGTCGTCACCGCAGTCAACGGCATTCCCTATTGGTACTTCTACAAGCATGGCGGCCGCCATGAGGGCGCGACGCTGGAAAGCATCGATCCCGGCGGCCGCCAGTGGCGCGAGATCGGACCCGAGCGCGCGATCGGCTGCATCGTCTATCCCGCGACCGAGATCGAGGCCCCCGGCGTGATCCGCCATGTCTATGGCAACCAGTTCCCGCTGGGCGAACCCTCCGGCGAGACCACCGCCGACGTCAAACGGCTGGCCGAACTCCTCGTCGCGGCCGGCATGAAGGCGCCGGTACTCGACCGCATCCGCGACGAGATCTGGCTGAAGCTGTGGGGCAATGTCTGCCTCAACCCGATCAGCGCGCTCACCCATGCGACGCTGGACGTGATCTGCTCCAACCCCGAGACGCGCGCACTGTCGAAGGCGATCATGCTGGAAGCCCAGGCGATCGCCGAGACCTTCGGCGTGGCGTTCCGCGTCGATGTCGAACGCCGCATCGAAGGCGCGCGCAAGGTCGGCGCGCACAAGACCTCGATGCTGCAGGATCTCGAGCGCGGCCGCCCGATGGAGATCGATCCGCTGGTGACCGTCGTGCAGGAGATGGGACGCCTCACCAGCATTCCGACGCCGGCGCTCGACACCGTGCTGGCGCTGGTCGCGCAGCGGGCGAAGATCGCCGGCCTCTACGACGGCATGATCCAGCAGGCCACGGCGAAGGCCCCTACCCCTGCTCTCGCATGA
- a CDS encoding CBS domain-containing protein, whose translation MQVGDILRRKTPRVVTVRMNETVGIAAQLMRANNISALVVKDVVRSEGNTAVGMFTERDVVRAIAEHGAAGVNLKVSQLVPVQRLVACSSSDTLEHVRHLMKVHHIRHLPVIDNFALAGVISMRDVSAAFDEAASGAPKAA comes from the coding sequence ATGCAAGTCGGAGACATCCTGCGCAGGAAGACGCCGCGCGTGGTGACGGTGCGAATGAATGAGACCGTGGGCATTGCCGCGCAATTGATGCGCGCCAACAATATCAGCGCGCTCGTGGTCAAGGACGTTGTCCGCTCCGAGGGTAACACCGCGGTCGGCATGTTCACCGAACGCGACGTGGTGCGCGCGATCGCCGAACACGGCGCCGCTGGCGTCAACCTCAAGGTCTCGCAGCTGGTCCCGGTGCAGCGCCTCGTCGCCTGCTCGTCGTCGGATACGCTGGAGCACGTCCGCCACCTGATGAAGGTGCATCACATCCGCCATCTGCCGGTGATCGATAATTTTGCACTCGCGGGCGTGATCAGCATGCGCGACGTGTCCGCCGCCTTCGACGAGGCTGCAAGCGGCGCGCCCAAGGCGGCCTGA